A stretch of DNA from Candidatus Neomarinimicrobiota bacterium:
ATAATGACGTCTTATCTGAAAAAACCTGACCTGATCGTTTATCTCAAGGCGTCAACTGATACTCTGCTGTCGAGAATTCGGAAGCGCGGGAGAGAATTCGAAAAGACCATCAGCCCCGAGTATTTGCACATGCTGAACATCGCTTATGAGCATTGGATCGAAAGAGCTCAGAAAGAACAAAATATTTATGTCATAGAATCTGATAATATCAACGTTTTAACAGACCACGATAAGGTTCAACATATACTTGATACAATAAGGGAGTATTGCCCTGAATAATAATAAGATAGAGTCGTATAAGGTTTGAATATCAAATTAATACTTATTATACTTAACGGTTGTACCTTGTACCAATACGCTATTTATCCTGCGTGCGCATGAGAAACATGAGAATAGCGATATTTGCTTCAGGAAACGGCTCAAACGCAGAATCGGTAATGCGTGCCTCGCGGGAAGGTCGGCTCGAGGCGGATGTTGAACTGGTACTGAGTAATAACCCGAAGGCAGGAGTTCTGGAGAAAGCGCAGGCATACGAGGTTAAACACTCGGTCATAGAGAGTAGTGATTTTAACAGTGATGCAGAATATGTTAAAACAGTTTGTGAACTACTCGATGCCGAAAAGATAAATTTCATAGCGCTTGCAGGTTTTTTGAAAATGATACAACCGGAATTGATAGAGAGATATAACAACAGAATTACGAATATTCACCCCGCGCTTCTTCCATCATTCGGAGGAAGGGGATTCTATGGGAAGCGGGTTCACGAAGCTGTGCTCGCAGCGGGCTGTAAAGTCAGCGGAGTGACCGTTCACCTTGTTGACAAGGAATACGACCGCGGACCGATAGTAGCCCAAACGTGCGTTCCTGTGCTTGATGATGACACTCCGGACACGCTTGCTGAGAGGGTGTTGATCGAAGAACACAAGATATATCCGGATGCGCTACAGCTTTTTGCGGAGAACAGGGTGGTTGTAAATGGTAGAAAAGTAACTATCACAGGAAAAGCATGAGCGGGGAGATACAGATAAAAAGAGCGCTATTCAGCCTTTGGGATAAGGAGGGCTCTGAGGAGCTGGCATCGGTTCTTGTGAACAACGGGGCGAAAATTGTTGCGAGCGGAGGGACCGCCGAATACCTGAACTCTAAGGGCATAGAAGTAGAGGAGGTTTCTGATATTACCGGATACGGCTCGATGCTTAACGGAAGAGTTAAAACTTTACACCCAAAAATATTTGCGGGAATCCTGGCTGATAAAAACAACGAAGAGCATATTCAGAGCATTTCTGATGCCGGCATTGATGCTATTGATTTGATAGCGGTCAATTTCTACCCGTTCGAAAACTATATCTCCGAAGCGAATAGAGACTTCTCTGATGCGATCGAAATGATAGATATTGGAGGACCCTCGATGCTGAGGGCATCGGCAAAGAATTACGCCTCCGTGGTCCCGGTATGTGACCCCGGACAATTCAGATGGTTAAGCAAAGAGATAGATTCCTCGGGGGGAAGAGTGAGCCCGGAGAGCAGGATCAAACTCGCAAGAGAAGCGTTCGGTTACACTTCAAGGTATGAAGCGGCTATCAATAATTATTTTCAGCGGAACGGAGAACTGTTTGAAGAGACCAGCGCATTGACCATGACGAAGCTGTCAGATCTAAGGTACGGGGAAAACCCGCACCAGAACGCGGTGTTTTATAGCTCACCGCAATTGTCCAGCATAAATATTCATCTGCTCCACGGGAAACCGCTTTCGTATAACAACCTTCTTGACATAGACTCAGCCCTCGGAGTTTTAACCGACCTGGAAGACCGGGGAGTTGTGATACTAAAACACGGGAATCCATGCGGCTGTGCGGAGATGACCACTCTTCAAGATTCTTTCAAGCGCGCATTGAAAACTGATCCCGTGAGCTCGTTTGGAGGTGTTGTCGGCTTGAAGGGGGAAGTAGACGCGGAGACCGCAAAGGCAGTAAACGAAATATTCATTGAATGTGTCGTAGCTGCTGCAATTAAACCGGATGCGCTGGATATATTGAAAAAAAAGAAGAACCTCAGGATTCTGCTTTATGAGAATTTGGATGAACCCGATTTTGAGATTCGATCACTGAGGCTCGGAATATTAAAACAGGAGAGAGATAAAAAGGGGTTGAAACTGTCTGAAGCCGACAGCGTGACAGATAGGAAACCGACCGAAAAGGAACTTAAAGCCCTTTCTCTCGCCTGGCGAATAGCTAAGCACGTTAAATCGAATGCTATAGTTTATTGCGATGAAGAAGGGACGCTTGGCATTGGAGCCGGTCAGATGTCCCGTGTCGATTCGTCCAAGATAGCCGCGATGAAGGCGAACGACGCGAAGCTCTCCTTGAAAGGCTCGGTTGCGGCATCCGACGCCTTCTTTCCGTTTCGTGACGGACTGGACGTAATCGCCGAAAAGGGTGTGACTGCGATCGTGCAGCCGGGTGGTTCAATCAGGGATAACGAAGTTATTGATGCAGCTAACGAGCACAACATAGCGATGCTCTTCACAGGTTTTAGACACTTCAGACATTAGGGAGAAATAGAAGAATAATGGGAATTTCATTTTGGAATTATTTATCCGGTGACATGGCGATAGACCTCGGCACGGCGAACACACTTATCTATCTTAAGGGACAGGATATTGTCATAAACGAGCCTTCTATAGTTGCCCGCAACAGACATAACGGTAAAATAATTGCTGTTGGGAATGACGCAAAAGAAATGCTCGGTAAGACCCACCAGGATATCGAGGTTATCCGCCCTTTAAAAGACGGAGTGATTGCCAACTTCGAAGTAACGGAAGGGATGCTTCAGGGATTTATCAAGAAAGTGAAGATAAGCAGGGTCGCCAGGCCAAGGATGGTCATTGGAGTTCCAACGGGTATTACCGAAGTTGAGAAGAGAGCGGTCAAAGACTCAGCCGAAAGAGCAAATGCAAGGGAAGTTTTCCTAATCGGAGAGCCGGTTGCCGCAGCTATAGGCATAGGACTTGAAATAAGTAAACCGATAGGTAACATGGTCGTGGACATCGGCGGCGGTACGACAGAAATTGCCGTAATTGCGCTCAACGGTATTGTTACGCACGAATCCGTACGAATCGGCGGCGACGAAATGGACGAGGCGATAATTCAATATTTCAAGCGTGAGCATAATCTGCTTGTAGGCGAACGTACGGCCGAAAATATAAAGTGCGAAATCGGATCGGCGACTGCCGTAGAAGAGCGTACGATGGCGGTTAAGGGTCGAAACCTTATTGCGGGAATTCCTAAAACAATTGAAGTGACATCATCGGAAATCCGGGAAGCTTTGAGAGATACTGTAGATCAAATTCTTCAAAGCGTTACCGAATCGTTGGAGAGAACACCTCCCGAACTATCAAGCGATATACTTGACCGCGGTATAATACTTACGGGAGGAGGCGCTTTGCTCAAAGGTCTTGATCAGAGGATCAGAGATGAGACTGAACTGCCCGTGAACGTAGCGGAAGACCCATTGCTCACTGTCGCATACGGCACGGGAAAGGTTCTCGAAAACATAGAAAATTACCTAAGCGTATTGACTTAGCCGAAATTTGCGTGATTTTATAAGATGCAGTCCTTTATTTCCTTTGTATATAATTCAAAAGAATACCTTGTACTGATTGCCGCACTACTCGTCTCTCTTATCCTCATATCGAGTAATAACAATCAGCAGGTAAGGGCAATGAGAGGCGGAGTTCTTGATATTTATAGGATCGTACAAAAACCCATTTATGTGCTGACTGATTTTATCGACGTAAGAAAAGAGAATAAAAGGATCAGGCAAAAGAACATTGACCTTTCTATTAGAGTAAGCCGGCTTAGCGAATCCAAATTGGAGAATGAAAGATTAAGAGACCTTCTCAATTTTAAGAACCGGTCAAGCGAATATGAATATGTAACATCTGAGGTCATAGGAATTCACAGAGGATCGTATTCGAGTTCGATCATCTTAGATACCGGAGAAGAAAATGGTATCGTAAAAAATACTCCTGTGGTCAATTCGGAGGGAGTCGTGGGAAAGGTCGTAGAAACAGGAATGAACTCTTCCATCGCACAGCTTCTCAATGACGATAATTTCAGAATATCGGTTACTATTAACCCCGGGAACGCAAACGGAATTATACATGGGGATAGGGGGTTATTGGATTTAAGAGAAGTTCCTAAAGGGTTGTTGGTTACATTGGGGGATACCGTCGTGACTTCGGGATACAGCGATATCTTCCCTTCGGGTTTAATGGTAGGAACCATAAAATCGGTTATTGAAAAACCGGGGTATTTTTTTAAGGAAATCAAGGTGGAGCCCGCCGCCTCTATGTCAAAATTGAATGAGGTCTTTTTATTGCTTAATTCCGTCGGAAAGGCGGGAGACAGCCTTTAAGGGAAGGAATGGTTTGGCTTAAATATGGCGGATCGTTCCTTCTTGCTATTATAATAGAATCAAATTTCTCGAGGTTTTATGCAATCGGCAGCCATACTCCCGACCTGTTCATCATATTGGTAATATACATTTCCCTTCATGAGGGAAAAATCAAAGGTACCACCTCCGGTTTCAGTATCGGATTGATACAGGATCTGATTATATCGGTAGGTTTTCTGGGATTATCGGCGTTTACAAAAAGTTTGTCGGGATTCCTTATCGGATATTTCACAGATTCAAGAAGGTCGCGTAAATTTCCGGGAATTTTAGTTCCTGTTGGAATCGGTATATTGATAAGCACTCTGTTTGAAAATATTTTTCGTTCTGCAGGTTCTTCTGAAGGGATTTTATCTTTTATTGCTACCAAAGGATTTCCGTCGGCTATTTATACGTTTATATTAGCGTTTATTATCTTTATAATATTGAGACCGCGTGAGGACCTGAATTAGATGTACAGAGTACAAACTCCATTGTCCGATTCCCGTAAGAATGTTGCGTACCTGACGATCGTTATCGCAATAGGAATATTGCTGTGGAGCTTTTATGATTTACAAGTCAAAAGCTATGAATCTTATTTGGCGAGGTCGGAACGTAACAGGGTTCGGCAGGTAACGGTAGAACCCCCGAGGGGATTAATTTATGACCGCAATGGTATCTTACTCGTGGAAAACCGTCCGTCATATGCGGTATCGGTAATTCCCTGGGAAGCAAACAGGTCTCCGCGAGTTTACGAATTGTTGTCGGGATATCTCGGATACGATAAGGAATACCTGTTGTCGAGGGTGAAGAAAAATTCAATCGGACAATTTCAACCTGCAAAGGTCAAACGTTCGATCAACCTTATCACACTGTCAATCCTCGAAGAGCATTCTATAGAACTGCCCGGGGTCGTATATGGACTTTTCCCCGAGCGGTTTTATCCCACGAAGGCGGGAATGAGTCACATGCTCGGATATATACGTGAAATCAGTGATGCTGATCTGGAAAGATTTAAAACCAGGGGTTATAAAAAAGGAGACCTTATCGGCTCAATTGGCTTGGAAAGGTCGTATGAGGAAATTCTAAGAGGTGAGAAAGGTTATGAATATATCCAGGTAGACGCACTTGGCCGCAGGATCAGCAAAATAGAAACGGCTGAATCCAAATCTCCGATTCCGGGTAATGATCTTCATCTCACGATAGATTTAGGTATGCAACTCGAGGCGGAGAACATTATGCGGGATAAGAGGGGAGCAATTATATTCCTCGATCCCTCGAACGGAGAAATAATCAGTTTTGTCAGCGCGCCATTTTATTCTCTTGCCACGTTTGCGGGAGCCATAACACCCGAAGTCTGGAATGCTTTACAAAATGATGAATCTGATCCCTTATTTAACCGCGCAACAATGAGTAAATATCCGCCCGGATCGACGTTCAAATTGATTGCGGCAGCCGCGGCGATTGATAACGGCATTATAGATAGAAACTGGACAGTCAATTGTCCCGGATACTATAAACTCGGCAGAAGAATCTTTAAGTGCAATAAGTTCTCCGGTCATGGAAAAATCAGTGTGGTCGAAGCTATTGGACAATCATGTAACGTCTTTTTTTACAATCTGATGTTTGAAATTGGTCTGGAAAAATGGTATGAACAAAGTAAGATATTTCAATTCGACAGTAAAACCCATATTGACATCACGGAAGAAAATAGTGGGATGATTCCCGACAAATCACTCCTTGACAATAAATACGGGGAGGGTAAATGGCAGGAGGGTCACTTGCTCAACCTTGTTCTTGGGCAGGGCGACCTTCTGGTGACTCCAATACAGATGGTAAACCTGATGTCCATTATAAGGAACGAGGGGAAATACTATAATCCTCATTTTGCAAAAAAATATTATAGCGCTAATCAGGAAATTCGTTCCTTTTTTGATATTGAATATCATGAAAAAGTGATAAGCGCGGATATTTCAAGTGAAACCTGGAAGATATTGAAGGAAGGAATGAACTATGTAATGCAAGGGGAGAGAGGTACGGGCAGGTTCTCCAATCTGCCGGAGTTGGACATATATGCAAAGACCGGTACTGCTCAAAATCCTCATGGCGATGATCACGCCTGGTTTGTGGGCTTTGTTGAAGATGATCGAAATCCCTTGGCATTTGCGATTATCGTTGAAAACGGCGGATCCGGAGGCGCGACAGCAGCGCCCATAGGGAAGAAATTGATAAAAAAATATTATGATTCATTCGCGTCTAATTTCGCACTCGAATCGCATACGGAAGAATGATAATGACCGCCGGTCAATACATAATCTCAAAACTCATTTCTCTCGATTGGTTGATATTAAGCGTGATTGTTATTCTAATATTTCTGGGCATACTTGCCATAAACAGCGCGACGGTAGAAACTACTACGGAGTCGTTTCAAAATAACTTCCAGCGACAGATAATTTGGAGTATCATAGGAATTTTCCTGTTATTTTCGGTGAGTATGCTGAATTTCAGGTGGATATATGCTGTAGCATACTTACTTCTCCTTGGAGGTGTATTATTCCTGCTGTTGACATACGTACCTGCCATATCCGGGAGCTCCAGAAGATGGATTTGGTTAGGAGGAATAACCGTTCAGCCATCGGAGTTCATGAAAATATTCTTAATTATCGGTCTGGCTCGACTGTTAACCGATAACATTAAAAATTTGAAAAAGGCAAAGGGTTTGATATTGCCGTTTTTTATTACCGCGTTTGTTACCCTGGTCGTTCTCCGTCAGCCCGATCTCGGAACGGCAATGGTGTTTCCGGCTATCCTTTTTCCGATGTTGTACTGGGCAGGGGTTCCCACTATGACATTGTTCGTAATCATTGCTCCCCTAATAAGCCTTATAAGCGCCTTCAACCTGATTT
This window harbors:
- a CDS encoding phosphoribosylglycinamide formyltransferase; translated protein: MRNMRIAIFASGNGSNAESVMRASREGRLEADVELVLSNNPKAGVLEKAQAYEVKHSVIESSDFNSDAEYVKTVCELLDAEKINFIALAGFLKMIQPELIERYNNRITNIHPALLPSFGGRGFYGKRVHEAVLAAGCKVSGVTVHLVDKEYDRGPIVAQTCVPVLDDDTPDTLAERVLIEEHKIYPDALQLFAENRVVVNGRKVTITGKA
- the purH gene encoding bifunctional phosphoribosylaminoimidazolecarboxamide formyltransferase/IMP cyclohydrolase; amino-acid sequence: MSGEIQIKRALFSLWDKEGSEELASVLVNNGAKIVASGGTAEYLNSKGIEVEEVSDITGYGSMLNGRVKTLHPKIFAGILADKNNEEHIQSISDAGIDAIDLIAVNFYPFENYISEANRDFSDAIEMIDIGGPSMLRASAKNYASVVPVCDPGQFRWLSKEIDSSGGRVSPESRIKLAREAFGYTSRYEAAINNYFQRNGELFEETSALTMTKLSDLRYGENPHQNAVFYSSPQLSSINIHLLHGKPLSYNNLLDIDSALGVLTDLEDRGVVILKHGNPCGCAEMTTLQDSFKRALKTDPVSSFGGVVGLKGEVDAETAKAVNEIFIECVVAAAIKPDALDILKKKKNLRILLYENLDEPDFEIRSLRLGILKQERDKKGLKLSEADSVTDRKPTEKELKALSLAWRIAKHVKSNAIVYCDEEGTLGIGAGQMSRVDSSKIAAMKANDAKLSLKGSVAASDAFFPFRDGLDVIAEKGVTAIVQPGGSIRDNEVIDAANEHNIAMLFTGFRHFRH
- a CDS encoding rod shape-determining protein, with protein sequence MGISFWNYLSGDMAIDLGTANTLIYLKGQDIVINEPSIVARNRHNGKIIAVGNDAKEMLGKTHQDIEVIRPLKDGVIANFEVTEGMLQGFIKKVKISRVARPRMVIGVPTGITEVEKRAVKDSAERANAREVFLIGEPVAAAIGIGLEISKPIGNMVVDIGGGTTEIAVIALNGIVTHESVRIGGDEMDEAIIQYFKREHNLLVGERTAENIKCEIGSATAVEERTMAVKGRNLIAGIPKTIEVTSSEIREALRDTVDQILQSVTESLERTPPELSSDILDRGIILTGGGALLKGLDQRIRDETELPVNVAEDPLLTVAYGTGKVLENIENYLSVLT
- the mreC gene encoding rod shape-determining protein MreC, whose translation is MQSFISFVYNSKEYLVLIAALLVSLILISSNNNQQVRAMRGGVLDIYRIVQKPIYVLTDFIDVRKENKRIRQKNIDLSIRVSRLSESKLENERLRDLLNFKNRSSEYEYVTSEVIGIHRGSYSSSIILDTGEENGIVKNTPVVNSEGVVGKVVETGMNSSIAQLLNDDNFRISVTINPGNANGIIHGDRGLLDLREVPKGLLVTLGDTVVTSGYSDIFPSGLMVGTIKSVIEKPGYFFKEIKVEPAASMSKLNEVFLLLNSVGKAGDSL
- the mreD gene encoding rod shape-determining protein MreD, with amino-acid sequence MVWLKYGGSFLLAIIIESNFSRFYAIGSHTPDLFIILVIYISLHEGKIKGTTSGFSIGLIQDLIISVGFLGLSAFTKSLSGFLIGYFTDSRRSRKFPGILVPVGIGILISTLFENIFRSAGSSEGILSFIATKGFPSAIYTFILAFIIFIILRPREDLN
- the mrdA gene encoding penicillin-binding protein 2, whose product is MYRVQTPLSDSRKNVAYLTIVIAIGILLWSFYDLQVKSYESYLARSERNRVRQVTVEPPRGLIYDRNGILLVENRPSYAVSVIPWEANRSPRVYELLSGYLGYDKEYLLSRVKKNSIGQFQPAKVKRSINLITLSILEEHSIELPGVVYGLFPERFYPTKAGMSHMLGYIREISDADLERFKTRGYKKGDLIGSIGLERSYEEILRGEKGYEYIQVDALGRRISKIETAESKSPIPGNDLHLTIDLGMQLEAENIMRDKRGAIIFLDPSNGEIISFVSAPFYSLATFAGAITPEVWNALQNDESDPLFNRATMSKYPPGSTFKLIAAAAAIDNGIIDRNWTVNCPGYYKLGRRIFKCNKFSGHGKISVVEAIGQSCNVFFYNLMFEIGLEKWYEQSKIFQFDSKTHIDITEENSGMIPDKSLLDNKYGEGKWQEGHLLNLVLGQGDLLVTPIQMVNLMSIIRNEGKYYNPHFAKKYYSANQEIRSFFDIEYHEKVISADISSETWKILKEGMNYVMQGERGTGRFSNLPELDIYAKTGTAQNPHGDDHAWFVGFVEDDRNPLAFAIIVENGGSGGATAAPIGKKLIKKYYDSFASNFALESHTEE
- the rodA gene encoding rod shape-determining protein RodA, with product MTAGQYIISKLISLDWLILSVIVILIFLGILAINSATVETTTESFQNNFQRQIIWSIIGIFLLFSVSMLNFRWIYAVAYLLLLGGVLFLLLTYVPAISGSSRRWIWLGGITVQPSEFMKIFLIIGLARLLTDNIKNLKKAKGLILPFFITAFVTLVVLRQPDLGTAMVFPAILFPMLYWAGVPTMTLFVIIAPLISLISAFNLISFVLWIGALLLLLWFSRKSLRFIVIMFVINVSVGLVTPLTWNNLKPYQQQRILTYVNRQLDPRGSGYQVLQSKVAIGSGGIYGKGLGDGTQTQLKFLPEQHTDFIISLIGEELGFIGVSVILVLFMLLLFRMINIASNTKNLFESLILLGGAAMLLFQVFINIGMTTGIVPVTGLPLPFISYGGSSLIALMLLMGMVQIGNFET